One segment of Methylotuvimicrobium sp. KM2 DNA contains the following:
- a CDS encoding HAMP domain-containing sensor histidine kinase, whose product MMSKQGLQYKLIKAFLLQILLISVATLMGVFAAAKIVEDVLVREALQGEADHFWERYRQNRNFPAPDTLNMSGYLASNGDFSKVPGALRALQPGFGRALIEGRQPIVYIEDNDDSRLYLVFDEQQVAALSFYFGVVPLSLVLVLIYVFAWMSYRQSRDAISPVISLAHIVESFDFKKQGLAELDLSELRQTTDSDVAKLIDALDHFTERLELFIERERNFTRDASHELRTPLAVIKSSLALLHKRSDYQPNEQRSLQTIESTLRDMEGLIDTLLLLAREESSPLPEDDVLINDLLSNLIEQVGRAVTNDKISVEIEQNCLLSVPAAEKVLSILLTNLLRNAFSYTQAGTVCITIDENRVTIADTGIGMEQKQLKQVFEPFYRVQETQNGHGLGLTIVKRLCNRFGWKLKIRSKPGEGTAISVVFPKARRVGGKRN is encoded by the coding sequence ATGATGAGCAAGCAAGGTCTGCAATATAAACTGATTAAGGCTTTTTTACTGCAGATTCTGTTGATCAGTGTTGCGACGCTGATGGGTGTATTTGCCGCCGCTAAAATCGTCGAAGATGTTCTGGTTCGCGAAGCCTTGCAAGGCGAAGCCGATCATTTTTGGGAACGCTACCGGCAAAACCGAAATTTTCCCGCGCCCGATACACTGAACATGAGCGGTTATCTGGCTTCCAACGGCGATTTTTCTAAGGTTCCAGGAGCATTACGAGCGCTGCAGCCCGGCTTTGGTCGTGCTTTAATAGAGGGTAGGCAGCCGATCGTGTATATCGAGGATAATGACGATTCGCGGCTGTATTTAGTCTTCGATGAACAGCAAGTCGCAGCCTTGTCGTTTTATTTCGGCGTCGTGCCGCTGAGCTTAGTGTTGGTTCTGATTTACGTGTTCGCCTGGATGTCCTATCGCCAATCGAGGGACGCGATCTCACCGGTGATCTCACTCGCGCATATCGTCGAAAGTTTCGATTTCAAAAAACAAGGACTCGCGGAATTGGATTTAAGCGAGTTACGACAAACCACCGACAGCGATGTCGCCAAGCTGATCGATGCTTTAGACCACTTTACCGAGCGCTTGGAATTGTTCATAGAACGCGAACGAAATTTTACCCGCGACGCCAGCCACGAACTCAGAACGCCGCTGGCCGTCATCAAAAGCTCGTTAGCCTTGTTGCATAAGCGCTCGGATTACCAACCGAACGAACAACGATCGTTGCAAACGATAGAAAGCACATTGCGCGACATGGAAGGCCTGATCGATACGTTACTATTACTGGCCCGCGAGGAATCCTCTCCGCTGCCCGAAGACGACGTGTTGATCAATGATTTGCTCAGTAATCTGATCGAGCAAGTCGGCCGGGCGGTCACCAACGATAAAATCAGTGTCGAAATCGAACAGAATTGTTTGTTGTCGGTGCCGGCCGCTGAAAAAGTCTTGAGTATCTTACTGACCAATTTATTGCGCAACGCATTTAGCTATACACAAGCAGGCACGGTTTGCATTACGATCGACGAAAATCGCGTCACGATAGCGGACACCGGCATCGGCATGGAGCAAAAACAACTCAAACAGGTGTTCGAACCCTTCTATCGCGTTCAAGAAACCCAAAACGGCCACGGCTTAGGTTTGACGATAGTCAAGCGGCTCTGCAATCGTTTCGGCTGGAAACTCAAAATACGCAGCAAACCCGGCGAAGGCACGGCTATATCGGTGGTTTTTCCGAAAGCGCGCCGGGTCGGGGGAAAAAGAAATTAA
- a CDS encoding TIGR00730 family Rossman fold protein, with the protein MKTPNKQHDTANIIDDVKGDQSWRIFRIISEFTEGFDRLSGLSDAISIFGSARIQPDHHYYLKTVEIAELLGQHNFAVISGGGPGIMEAANKGAKSQKPPAVGLNIELPMEQHPNPYQDISLNFRYFFVRKVMFVRHSMGYVCMPGGFGTLDEFFESLTLMQTHKIYPLPLVLFGSDYWQGLMDWVRTTMIEYGTISEEDLNFITLTDDPQKVVDIMVRHREWKNQQRRQSLGSNNIDYRYS; encoded by the coding sequence ATGAAAACCCCAAACAAGCAACACGATACCGCCAACATCATCGATGATGTCAAAGGCGATCAATCTTGGCGTATATTTAGGATCATTAGCGAATTTACCGAAGGTTTCGACCGGTTATCCGGTTTGAGCGATGCGATTTCTATTTTTGGTTCCGCGCGCATACAACCGGATCATCATTATTATTTGAAAACGGTCGAAATTGCCGAATTACTCGGCCAGCATAATTTCGCGGTTATCAGCGGCGGCGGTCCCGGAATCATGGAAGCAGCAAACAAGGGCGCAAAATCCCAAAAACCGCCTGCGGTAGGCTTGAATATCGAATTGCCTATGGAGCAACACCCGAATCCTTATCAGGATATCTCGCTGAATTTTCGGTACTTCTTCGTCAGAAAAGTCATGTTTGTGCGTCATTCGATGGGCTATGTCTGCATGCCGGGCGGATTCGGTACGCTCGATGAGTTTTTCGAATCGCTGACCTTGATGCAGACGCATAAAATTTATCCGTTGCCTTTAGTGTTATTCGGCAGCGATTATTGGCAAGGTTTAATGGATTGGGTGCGGACCACGATGATCGAATACGGTACGATTTCGGAAGAAGACCTCAATTTCATCACCCTCACCGACGATCCGCAGAAAGTCGTCGATATCATGGTCAGGCACCGCGAATGGAAAAATCAACAGCGAAGACAAAGCTTAGGCTCCAATAATATCGATTATAGGTACAGTTGA
- a CDS encoding aspartate carbamoyltransferase catalytic subunit, whose product MSHNNLQLNAEGKLKHFLTIDGLDKALLTEILDTAESFAEMSGHHVKKVPLLRGKTIVNLFFENSTRTRTTFELAAKRLSADVISMNIATSATSKGESLLDTIRNLEAMFVDMFVVRHGTSGAAHFIAEHTAPHISVINAGDGRHSHPTQAMLDMFTIRQFKPDFSALRVAIIGDILHSRVARSQILALNTLGAAEVRVIAPKTLLPAYVETLGVTVCHNLTEGLKDIDVIIMLRLQKERMTSALLPSESEYFKCFGLTPEKLEIAKPDAIVMHPGPINRGVEIDTRVADGPQSVILRQVSNGIAIRMAVMSMAMQTQGAA is encoded by the coding sequence ATGAGTCACAACAATTTACAATTAAACGCAGAAGGTAAATTGAAGCACTTTTTGACGATTGACGGCCTCGACAAAGCGCTGTTGACCGAAATTCTCGATACTGCCGAATCGTTTGCCGAAATGTCGGGGCATCATGTGAAAAAGGTTCCCTTATTGCGGGGTAAAACCATCGTTAATCTGTTTTTCGAAAACAGCACGCGTACCCGAACGACCTTCGAACTCGCGGCCAAAAGACTCTCGGCCGATGTCATCAGTATGAATATCGCGACTTCGGCCACCTCGAAAGGTGAAAGCCTGCTCGATACGATTCGCAATCTGGAAGCGATGTTTGTCGATATGTTTGTCGTACGTCACGGGACCAGCGGCGCCGCGCATTTTATCGCCGAACATACCGCGCCGCATATCAGCGTGATCAATGCCGGCGATGGCCGGCACAGTCATCCGACTCAGGCAATGCTGGATATGTTCACGATTCGGCAGTTCAAGCCGGATTTCAGCGCGTTGAGAGTCGCGATCATCGGCGACATCCTGCATTCCAGAGTTGCGCGCTCGCAAATTCTGGCACTCAATACCTTGGGCGCGGCCGAAGTTCGGGTTATCGCACCGAAAACTTTGCTCCCCGCCTATGTCGAAACGCTCGGCGTCACGGTCTGTCATAACTTGACCGAGGGACTCAAAGACATCGATGTCATCATCATGCTGCGTTTACAAAAAGAGCGCATGACCTCGGCCTTGTTGCCCAGCGAAAGCGAGTACTTCAAATGTTTTGGTTTGACGCCTGAAAAACTGGAAATCGCCAAGCCCGATGCGATCGTGATGCACCCGGGGCCGATCAATCGCGGCGTCGAAATCGATACGCGCGTTGCCGACGGTCCGCAATCGGTCATATTACGGCAAGTCAGTAACGGCATCGCAATACGTATGGCGGTCATGTCGATGGCGATGCAAACTCAAGGAGCGGCCTGA
- a CDS encoding dihydroorotase encodes MKRILIEQGRVIDPARSVDRTGPVYVADGKILALFENPDGFEADSVIDASGQIVCPGFIDISTRLRQPGQSHKATFQTETKAAAAGGITTLILQPDTRPVIDTPAITELVKELAENSNYRQILPIGALTQNLEGQELSSMLALREAGCIAVGNGGKPISNLLVLRRAMEYAASHDLLLIYRPNEHSLSNEGCAHEGAFATRYGLPGIPETAETIALSQCLELAELTGCRVHFGQISCRRSVIKIQQAQKYGLSVSADIAAHQLHLTENDMKPFDSAYHVLPPLRSEQDKHFLRKALMQGTIGTLCSDHQPHDLDAKLGAFPETEPGISALETLLPLMLKLVDEKLITLSQGIAALTQTPAKILSLECGTMTPGKSADICIFDPERRWKIDRSTWYSKGINTPYWGETLTGRVSATLQSGKIIYQGVFHD; translated from the coding sequence ATGAAAAGAATTCTGATTGAACAAGGGCGCGTGATCGATCCGGCCCGTTCGGTCGATCGAACCGGTCCGGTTTATGTTGCCGACGGCAAAATTCTTGCCTTATTCGAGAACCCCGACGGCTTTGAGGCCGACAGCGTCATCGACGCTTCCGGTCAAATCGTCTGCCCCGGCTTTATCGATATTAGCACTCGCTTGCGTCAACCGGGCCAAAGTCATAAAGCCACGTTTCAAACCGAAACCAAGGCGGCCGCGGCCGGCGGCATTACCACCTTGATTTTACAACCCGATACACGGCCGGTCATCGATACGCCGGCAATTACCGAGTTGGTCAAAGAATTGGCCGAAAACTCCAATTACCGGCAAATCCTGCCGATCGGCGCGCTAACGCAAAATCTTGAAGGCCAAGAGCTCAGTTCGATGTTGGCGCTACGGGAGGCGGGCTGCATAGCGGTCGGCAACGGAGGCAAACCCATCAGCAATCTACTCGTATTGAGGCGCGCGATGGAATATGCCGCCAGTCATGATTTATTGCTGATCTACCGCCCCAATGAGCACAGCCTGAGCAATGAAGGCTGCGCGCATGAAGGGGCGTTCGCGACCCGCTACGGCTTGCCCGGCATACCCGAAACCGCCGAAACGATCGCGTTGTCGCAATGTCTCGAACTGGCCGAGCTGACCGGGTGCCGCGTGCATTTCGGACAAATCAGTTGCCGCCGTTCGGTGATCAAAATCCAGCAGGCCCAAAAGTATGGATTATCTGTCAGTGCCGATATCGCGGCGCATCAGTTGCATCTGACCGAAAACGACATGAAGCCTTTCGACAGCGCTTACCATGTTTTACCCCCGTTACGGAGCGAGCAGGATAAACATTTTCTAAGGAAGGCACTGATGCAAGGCACCATCGGCACGCTGTGTTCGGATCACCAACCGCACGACCTCGATGCTAAATTAGGCGCGTTTCCGGAAACCGAACCCGGTATATCGGCGCTTGAAACGTTATTGCCGTTAATGCTGAAACTGGTCGATGAAAAATTGATTACACTTTCTCAAGGCATTGCCGCGTTAACACAAACCCCCGCCAAGATACTGAGTTTAGAATGCGGCACAATGACGCCAGGGAAATCCGCCGATATTTGCATATTCGACCCTGAGCGCCGATGGAAAATCGACCGTTCGACTTGGTATAGCAAAGGCATCAATACGCCCTATTGGGGCGAAACATTAACCGGCCGCGTCAGCGCTACATTGCAATCCGGTAAAATTATTTATCAAGGAGTGTTTCATGATTAA
- the pyrR gene encoding bifunctional pyr operon transcriptional regulator/uracil phosphoribosyltransferase PyrR gives MTHQQLDITELLTRLESAIGNIITTRKLENPVMIGIRTGGVWIAERLHQRLGLTEPLGLLDITFYRDDFSQIGVHPNVKPSALPNTIEGRDIILVDDVFYTGRTIRAALNEIFDYGRPNQVVLAVLIERDGRQIPLRPDCIGTSIRLDANQRIKLTGPDPLGIDIQTLDVAA, from the coding sequence ATGACCCATCAACAACTCGATATTACTGAATTATTGACTCGGCTGGAGTCGGCTATCGGCAATATAATCACTACCAGAAAGCTTGAAAATCCGGTGATGATCGGCATTCGCACCGGCGGCGTCTGGATTGCCGAACGCCTCCATCAACGCTTGGGTTTGACAGAGCCTTTAGGGCTATTGGATATCACGTTTTACCGCGACGATTTTTCGCAAATCGGCGTACATCCGAATGTCAAGCCGAGCGCCTTGCCGAACACGATTGAGGGCCGCGATATTATTCTGGTCGACGATGTCTTTTACACCGGCCGTACGATTCGTGCCGCGCTCAACGAAATCTTCGATTACGGCCGGCCTAATCAAGTCGTGTTGGCGGTATTGATCGAACGCGACGGGCGGCAAATTCCGTTGCGTCCGGACTGTATCGGCACATCGATTCGTCTTGACGCCAATCAACGTATCAAATTAACCGGCCCGGACCCCTTGGGTATCGATATTCAAACTCTTGACGTAGCGGCCTAA
- a CDS encoding FAD-binding protein: MIKIDTVFEHLLTHYRGQFATVFLLPISAVYGAYSGFRNWLSFRLSSAPAKHDTRVAEVIRQIEYWKAQGAEQKLCTARSGWKTMSELVPKYKLSHRKIDIGLYDVLEIDTRRSIVRVEPLVSMGQLSRTLISQGWTLPVVPELDSLTVGGLIMGFGVETSSHKYGLFQHICEAFEIVTAEGKLVKCSASENPELFYQVPWSHGTLGFLVAAELKIIPVKKFVRVHYQPVQSLAHLVRVFEQASRDTENNDFVEALVYGRDQAVIMTGKFADSVGQDGHLNAIGKWYKPWFFKHVQGYLQSNKEGVEYLPVRDYYHRHTRSYFWAMEEIIPFGNHPIFRALLGWALPPRIELLKYTETRTTQRLREKYHVVQDMLVPMRFLETSIDYFDKHFNLYPLWLSPMAIKDNGGQGGFVQPYQAENGEIDELYVDIGAYGTPAKSDFDNAEALPLLEKFVIEHHGYQALYARTFMNREDFRSMFDHSGYDRVREHLPHCRQAFDEVYDKVSSIGRVAPVEMRKLENAS; the protein is encoded by the coding sequence ATGATCAAAATCGATACCGTTTTCGAACACCTATTGACCCATTACCGGGGGCAATTCGCCACTGTTTTTTTGTTGCCGATTTCGGCTGTTTACGGCGCCTATTCCGGATTTCGCAATTGGTTGTCATTTCGCCTCAGCAGCGCTCCGGCAAAACACGATACCCGCGTTGCCGAGGTCATTCGGCAAATTGAATATTGGAAAGCGCAAGGAGCCGAGCAAAAATTGTGTACGGCGAGGTCGGGCTGGAAAACCATGAGCGAGCTGGTGCCCAAGTACAAATTGTCTCATCGTAAGATCGATATCGGGCTGTACGATGTGTTGGAAATCGACACGCGGCGCAGTATTGTCCGGGTAGAGCCGCTCGTTAGCATGGGTCAGCTCTCGCGAACGTTGATCTCGCAAGGCTGGACCCTACCGGTGGTGCCGGAATTGGACAGCCTAACGGTAGGCGGTTTGATCATGGGCTTCGGAGTCGAAACCAGCAGCCATAAATACGGCTTGTTTCAGCATATTTGCGAAGCCTTCGAAATCGTGACGGCGGAAGGCAAGTTGGTCAAATGCAGCGCATCCGAAAATCCCGAGCTGTTTTATCAAGTTCCGTGGAGTCATGGCACGCTGGGTTTTCTGGTGGCTGCCGAGTTGAAAATCATCCCGGTCAAAAAATTTGTCAGGGTTCATTACCAGCCTGTTCAAAGCTTGGCTCATCTAGTACGAGTGTTCGAGCAAGCCTCGCGCGATACCGAAAACAACGATTTCGTCGAGGCTCTGGTCTATGGGCGCGACCAGGCGGTTATCATGACCGGTAAATTCGCCGATTCTGTCGGACAAGACGGCCATTTGAATGCCATCGGAAAGTGGTATAAGCCTTGGTTTTTTAAGCATGTTCAAGGCTATCTACAGAGCAATAAGGAAGGCGTCGAATATCTGCCGGTGCGGGATTATTACCATCGCCACACGCGCAGTTATTTTTGGGCGATGGAGGAAATCATTCCCTTCGGCAATCATCCAATTTTCAGGGCTTTGTTGGGCTGGGCTTTGCCGCCCCGGATCGAGTTGTTGAAGTATACCGAAACGCGAACCACTCAGCGGCTAAGGGAAAAATATCATGTCGTTCAGGATATGCTGGTGCCGATGCGTTTTCTGGAAACGTCCATCGATTATTTCGATAAGCATTTCAATCTATACCCTTTGTGGCTATCGCCGATGGCGATCAAAGACAACGGCGGGCAAGGCGGATTTGTGCAGCCGTATCAGGCTGAAAATGGCGAAATCGACGAGCTCTATGTCGACATCGGCGCTTACGGTACGCCGGCGAAGAGCGATTTCGATAATGCCGAAGCCCTCCCGTTGTTGGAAAAATTCGTGATCGAACATCATGGTTATCAAGCACTCTATGCGAGAACCTTCATGAACCGGGAAGATTTTAGAAGCATGTTCGATCATAGCGGCTACGATCGGGTTCGGGAGCATTTGCCTCACTGCCGACAAGCCTTCGATGAAGTCTACGATAAAGTTTCATCGATAGGCAGGGTTGCCCCGGTCGAAATGAGGAAATTGGAAAATGCGAGTTAA
- the ruvX gene encoding Holliday junction resolvase RuvX, producing MAKHDPLVPRNHDTYLGFDFGNKKIGVAVGQTTTGTANALSTLRSVNQVPDWTAIGRLIQEWQPAGLVVGISRQSDGQDNPITPRMLKFCRQLEGRFQLPVFQQDETLTTFEAKQMLYDDVRVSAGKLWEVQDRLAAQLILQTWLNTQ from the coding sequence ATGGCTAAACACGACCCGCTAGTTCCTCGCAATCACGATACCTACCTCGGTTTCGATTTCGGTAATAAAAAAATCGGCGTGGCGGTTGGGCAAACCACGACCGGGACGGCCAATGCCTTATCGACTTTACGCTCGGTTAATCAAGTACCGGACTGGACGGCTATCGGTCGGCTTATTCAAGAATGGCAACCGGCGGGCTTAGTCGTCGGTATTTCCCGGCAGAGCGATGGCCAGGATAATCCGATTACCCCGCGTATGCTCAAATTTTGCCGGCAATTGGAAGGACGCTTTCAACTACCGGTTTTTCAGCAGGATGAAACCCTGACCACTTTTGAAGCCAAACAAATGCTGTACGACGACGTGCGAGTCAGCGCAGGCAAGCTATGGGAAGTGCAAGATCGGCTTGCCGCCCAGCTCATATTACAAACATGGCTCAACACTCAATAA
- a CDS encoding DUF1295 domain-containing protein yields the protein MFSLIVIALLSTVAMLMAWVWQQNHKNAGIVDVIWSFGMMLAGPWYALTGTAPLYLQLSLAFLTFAWFLRLGSHLSARVFGEPEDGRYQAMRAAMQDKADSGFLQFFLLQAGFIWVLSLPFWAVAHTRAPNSLMVFFALVVACLALWGETTADRQLAEFRKNPDNRGLTCRTGWWRYSRHPNYFFEWLHWFAYPLMGWGGEYQYWLWLAPAVMFCFLYFLTGIPYTEQQALRSRGDDYRRYQHTTSKFLPWYPKSTSPLQNRFSMLNAIELAERGLIPDPLMRIGIRNLLRQRLKDECANDVEKQSLRYLSLLQMLRESPIAIETDAANRQHYEVPAAFYRHALGKHLKYSSCYWDETTQTLDEAEARMLKLTCERAELAAGQQILELGCGWGSLTLWMAEHYPGSTVTAVSNSNSQREYILEQAELRGLRNLDVITCDVNRLSLTERYDRVVSVEMFEHMRNYEHLMSNIAGWLKPGGKLFVHIFCHRYLAYPFETEGDDNWMGRYFFTGGLMPARDTLLHFQDRLRIECQWDVSGQHYQKTSEAWLSNMDRYPREIDRIFAETYGPEQAAVWRQRWRLFFMACAELFGYRGGNEWLVTHYRFIRPSE from the coding sequence ATGTTTAGTTTAATCGTAATCGCGTTACTAAGTACCGTCGCGATGTTAATGGCCTGGGTGTGGCAGCAAAACCATAAGAACGCAGGCATCGTCGATGTGATTTGGTCATTCGGGATGATGTTGGCGGGGCCATGGTATGCTTTGACGGGAACCGCGCCTCTGTATTTACAGCTCAGCCTGGCTTTTCTGACGTTCGCCTGGTTTTTACGATTGGGAAGTCATTTGTCCGCACGGGTATTCGGAGAGCCGGAAGACGGCCGTTACCAAGCGATGCGGGCAGCGATGCAGGATAAGGCCGATAGCGGGTTTTTGCAGTTTTTTTTATTGCAAGCCGGTTTTATCTGGGTGTTGTCCCTCCCATTTTGGGCGGTCGCGCATACTCGCGCCCCTAATTCGCTCATGGTTTTTTTCGCATTAGTGGTTGCCTGTTTGGCCTTATGGGGCGAAACCACGGCAGACCGGCAGTTGGCCGAATTTCGGAAAAATCCCGATAATCGCGGACTGACTTGCCGAACCGGTTGGTGGCGTTATTCCCGGCATCCGAATTATTTTTTCGAATGGCTGCACTGGTTCGCTTACCCGTTAATGGGATGGGGCGGCGAATATCAATACTGGCTATGGCTTGCGCCGGCCGTGATGTTTTGCTTTTTGTATTTTTTGACCGGTATTCCCTATACCGAACAACAAGCCTTGCGTTCTCGCGGCGATGATTACCGCCGCTATCAACACACCACCAGCAAATTTTTGCCATGGTATCCGAAATCGACGTCTCCTTTGCAAAATCGATTTTCTATGTTGAATGCGATCGAGCTTGCCGAGCGAGGATTGATTCCCGATCCATTGATGCGAATCGGTATCCGAAATTTGTTGAGGCAACGTCTTAAAGACGAATGCGCGAATGATGTCGAAAAGCAAAGCTTGCGTTACCTATCGTTGCTACAGATGCTGAGAGAAAGCCCTATCGCGATAGAAACCGATGCGGCCAATCGCCAACATTACGAAGTTCCGGCAGCTTTTTATCGGCATGCACTCGGCAAGCATCTGAAATATTCGTCGTGTTACTGGGACGAAACGACTCAAACACTCGATGAAGCCGAAGCGCGTATGCTAAAGCTGACTTGCGAACGGGCGGAATTGGCGGCCGGCCAGCAAATACTTGAGTTGGGTTGCGGCTGGGGTTCGTTGACTTTATGGATGGCCGAGCATTATCCCGGTAGTACAGTCACGGCGGTATCGAACTCGAACAGTCAACGCGAATATATCCTCGAACAAGCGGAGCTAAGGGGCTTGCGTAATCTCGATGTAATCACCTGCGACGTGAATCGCTTGTCATTGACTGAGCGGTACGATCGCGTCGTTTCGGTGGAAATGTTCGAACATATGCGCAATTACGAGCATTTAATGAGCAATATCGCCGGCTGGTTGAAACCCGGCGGCAAGCTGTTCGTGCATATTTTTTGTCATCGTTATTTGGCCTATCCGTTCGAAACCGAGGGCGACGACAATTGGATGGGACGTTATTTTTTTACCGGCGGATTGATGCCGGCCCGGGACACGCTACTGCATTTTCAAGACCGGCTTAGGATAGAATGCCAATGGGACGTTTCAGGCCAACATTATCAAAAAACTTCCGAAGCCTGGCTGAGCAATATGGACCGGTACCCGCGCGAAATCGATCGGATTTTTGCGGAAACCTACGGGCCTGAACAAGCGGCCGTTTGGCGGCAACGTTGGCGGTTGTTTTTCATGGCCTGCGCCGAATTGTTCGGTTATCGGGGCGGGAACGAATGGTTGGTCACGCACTATCGTTTTATTAGGCCGAGTGAATGA
- a CDS encoding YqgE/AlgH family protein, translated as MTDTTYLNNQFLIAMPNLTDPGFFHTVTYLCQHNADGALGIVINRQIDMKLGDIFKQMQINVTFPAAAEAPVFFGGPVQQERGFVIHNPCGRWDSSISISDEISLTTSRDILEAIAIGKGPEQYLVALGYAGWGEGQLEQEIVNNAWLNTPSGNDIIFNTPVNQRWQAAAHQIGIDINQLTAPAGHG; from the coding sequence ATGACCGATACGACTTATTTAAATAATCAGTTCCTGATAGCGATGCCCAATCTGACCGATCCGGGTTTTTTTCATACCGTGACCTACCTATGTCAGCATAACGCCGATGGCGCATTAGGTATTGTGATCAATCGGCAGATCGACATGAAGCTGGGCGACATCTTCAAACAAATGCAAATCAACGTGACCTTTCCGGCAGCTGCGGAAGCTCCGGTATTTTTCGGCGGGCCGGTACAACAGGAACGCGGTTTTGTGATTCACAACCCATGCGGAAGATGGGACTCCTCGATCTCGATATCGGATGAAATCTCGCTAACCACGTCGCGCGATATTCTCGAAGCCATCGCGATCGGCAAAGGCCCCGAACAATATCTAGTTGCCTTGGGCTATGCCGGCTGGGGCGAGGGCCAATTGGAGCAAGAAATCGTCAATAATGCTTGGCTGAACACGCCTAGCGGCAATGACATCATCTTCAATACGCCGGTCAATCAACGCTGGCAGGCCGCAGCTCATCAAATCGGCATCGACATCAATCAATTAACCGCGCCGGCAGGACATGGCTAA
- a CDS encoding TonB family protein, whose product MTTSRAFLGGVSSTSENDALMITLFIAAILHIMVILGINFSMPKQEETHRAIEITLATTPAQKAPKQASFLAQENQIGAGKQKTKPTPPKQKLPSRGTLPNKQPQSKPVQRQAAAPKKIISTIRPAETKAPPVPVKSPVQPQSKPVPKITAAALQQQIAQLGTEVRQQQLSADISKIKHVNAVSTHKYVASQYEMDWKKKVEATGNLNYPEVARKKNFFGTLTMEVGINPDGTIYNIRIKRPSGNAALDEAAKRIVRLSAPFPPLPQELLKELDVLVITRVWKFSDESGMSAR is encoded by the coding sequence ATGACAACATCAAGAGCTTTCTTGGGCGGAGTTTCCAGCACATCGGAAAACGATGCCTTAATGATCACCCTATTTATTGCCGCTATACTGCATATTATGGTTATCCTAGGCATTAATTTTTCAATGCCTAAACAAGAAGAGACTCATCGTGCAATTGAAATCACGTTAGCCACGACGCCGGCACAAAAAGCCCCTAAACAGGCGAGTTTTCTAGCCCAGGAAAATCAAATCGGCGCCGGCAAACAAAAAACCAAACCAACCCCGCCTAAACAAAAGCTGCCTAGCCGCGGGACCTTGCCTAACAAGCAACCGCAAAGCAAACCGGTTCAACGTCAAGCCGCAGCCCCCAAAAAAATAATCAGCACGATTCGCCCAGCCGAGACAAAAGCACCTCCCGTACCGGTTAAATCCCCGGTTCAACCGCAAAGCAAACCGGTTCCGAAAATTACCGCCGCAGCCTTGCAACAACAAATTGCGCAGCTGGGCACCGAAGTTCGGCAACAGCAACTCAGCGCCGACATCAGCAAAATCAAGCATGTCAATGCGGTGAGCACTCATAAATATGTTGCTTCGCAATATGAGATGGACTGGAAAAAAAAGGTGGAAGCGACCGGCAACCTTAATTATCCCGAAGTTGCACGCAAAAAAAATTTTTTCGGCACGTTGACGATGGAAGTCGGCATCAATCCGGACGGTACGATATATAATATACGAATTAAACGTCCTTCAGGCAATGCAGCCCTAGACGAAGCCGCCAAAAGGATCGTTCGTTTAAGCGCGCCGTTTCCGCCATTGCCTCAAGAATTGCTCAAGGAATTGGATGTATTAGTGATTACCCGGGTTTGGAAGTTTTCGGACGAATCGGGAATGTCAGCACGTTAA
- a CDS encoding cytochrome c — protein sequence MIKILLVSAFFLLAACSRDYTPGSSATGETIFKEACAECHQPKDPAVPQVVFSLNEKNANERYITHKVQGGSLMMPKFPNITGSKMRSLSSYVLNHSVAK from the coding sequence ATGATTAAGATCCTGCTCGTTTCCGCTTTTTTTTTATTAGCGGCTTGCTCGCGCGACTATACGCCGGGGTCTTCGGCGACCGGCGAAACCATTTTCAAGGAAGCCTGCGCGGAATGTCATCAACCCAAAGACCCGGCAGTCCCGCAAGTCGTTTTTTCACTCAACGAGAAAAATGCTAATGAAAGGTATATCACTCACAAAGTGCAGGGCGGCTCGCTGATGATGCCCAAGTTCCCGAATATCACCGGTAGCAAAATGCGCTCGCTCAGTTCTTACGTGCTCAATCATAGCGTAGCCAAATAA